One window of Methanogenium organophilum genomic DNA carries:
- a CDS encoding ATP-NAD kinase family protein — protein MKIGVVVNPVAGMGGAVGLKGTDGQVAEAIHRGAVPVAPDRASRLLSLIRPGVHTFLTAGGPMGEGLLAQVGIPAETVYQPKATETTAEDTRRACRTFCDRGVELILFCGGDGTARDVFAVVGDTIPILGVPSGVKMYSGVFAPTPAAAAECVNRLDEAVMTDAEVMDIDEEAYREGRLSVRLAGIARSPALTGHLPSSKWATDARHEARAQADIARFIGDIMRDDTLYLIGAGSTTAAVIHALGEEGTLLGIDAVYDGDVIARDLNEEGILRLLDEYPLVQAIISPIGAQGFVLGRGTQQVSPAVVRRIGPENFIIIATEAKLSRTPTLYLDTGDPDQNQRFPDFVQVVCGYAMARRMPLLHES, from the coding sequence ATGAAAATCGGTGTGGTGGTCAACCCGGTCGCGGGGATGGGCGGTGCAGTCGGACTGAAGGGAACGGACGGGCAGGTCGCAGAGGCGATCCACCGGGGGGCAGTCCCGGTCGCACCGGACCGTGCCTCCCGGCTGCTCTCCCTGATCCGACCGGGAGTCCACACCTTTCTCACCGCAGGCGGCCCGATGGGGGAGGGCCTGCTGGCACAAGTCGGCATCCCGGCAGAGACGGTATATCAGCCGAAGGCGACAGAGACGACCGCGGAAGACACCCGCCGGGCCTGCCGGACATTTTGCGACCGGGGGGTGGAGCTCATCCTCTTCTGCGGGGGGGACGGGACCGCCCGTGATGTCTTTGCGGTAGTTGGTGACACCATCCCCATCCTCGGCGTCCCCTCCGGCGTGAAGATGTATTCCGGTGTCTTTGCCCCGACCCCTGCAGCGGCGGCCGAATGCGTGAACCGGCTGGATGAGGCGGTGATGACCGATGCAGAGGTGATGGATATCGACGAGGAGGCCTACCGGGAGGGCCGTTTGTCGGTGCGTCTTGCAGGTATTGCCCGCTCGCCCGCCCTGACCGGCCACCTGCCATCATCCAAATGGGCAACGGATGCACGCCATGAGGCCCGGGCGCAGGCAGATATTGCACGGTTTATCGGAGATATCATGCGTGATGACACCCTGTACCTCATCGGTGCCGGGAGCACGACCGCCGCTGTTATCCATGCACTCGGGGAGGAGGGCACCCTCCTCGGCATCGACGCCGTTTATGATGGGGATGTCATCGCCCGTGACCTCAATGAAGAGGGGATTCTCCGTCTGCTGGACGAGTATCCTCTCGTGCAGGCCATAATCTCGCCTATCGGGGCACAGGGGTTTGTGCTGGGCCGGGGGACCCAGCAGGTATCCCCTGCTGTTGTCCGTCGAATTGGGCCGGAGAACTTCATTATCATCGCAACCGAGGCCAAACTCTCCCGCACACCCACCCTCTATCTGGACACCGGTGACCCGGATCAAAACCAGCGGTTCCCTGATTTCGTGCAGGTGGTCTGTGGGTATGCCATGGCCCGCCGCATGCCATTACTACACGAATCCTGA
- a CDS encoding PHP-associated domain-containing protein translates to MHFHTNHSDSPTRVRDALALAKQKGIGLAITDHNAVSGVAEAERRDASVLLIPGIEVSAWDGPHILLYFFSSRDLVECYETHIAPKKSRSPCLATSLTTSEIAAVAEDYPCVVVAAHPFGYLLFNKGLCKCIERRYLSPWTYSRFDGLEVICGGMTRPLNEKAAGVAERRGMCYTGGTDGHLLYDLGHVLTCAQAETTEEFLEAVLHRKNCVIGREKNLLEKGVMASAMLPQYLPYTVPSLAVHYRQNLPRIKHFLDRQQKKNGNK, encoded by the coding sequence ATGCACTTTCATACAAACCATTCCGATTCTCCCACGCGTGTCCGCGACGCTCTCGCCCTTGCAAAACAAAAGGGCATCGGCCTTGCGATTACCGACCACAACGCCGTGAGCGGTGTCGCCGAGGCGGAACGGAGAGACGCGTCCGTTCTCCTGATCCCCGGCATCGAAGTGAGCGCCTGGGACGGGCCCCATATCCTCCTCTACTTCTTCTCCTCCCGTGATCTCGTTGAATGCTACGAGACCCATATCGCCCCAAAAAAGAGCAGGAGTCCCTGCCTTGCGACCTCCCTCACGACATCGGAGATCGCCGCCGTGGCCGAAGACTATCCGTGCGTCGTGGTCGCCGCCCATCCCTTCGGCTACCTGCTCTTCAACAAGGGGCTCTGCAAGTGTATCGAACGGCGCTATCTCTCCCCCTGGACCTATAGCCGCTTCGACGGGCTAGAGGTGATCTGCGGAGGGATGACGCGGCCGCTCAACGAGAAAGCCGCAGGCGTGGCAGAACGACGCGGAATGTGCTATACCGGCGGGACGGACGGCCATCTCCTGTATGACCTCGGGCATGTCCTCACCTGTGCCCAAGCGGAGACGACAGAAGAGTTTCTCGAGGCCGTGCTGCACCGGAAGAACTGCGTCATCGGGCGGGAGAAGAACCTGCTCGAAAAGGGTGTAATGGCGTCAGCCATGCTGCCGCAGTACCTGCCTTATACCGTGCCGTCCCTCGCGGTTCACTACCGCCAGAACCTCCCGCGTATCAAACATTTTCTCGACCGACAGCAGAAAAAAAACGGAAACAAATAA
- the cls gene encoding cardiolipin synthase: protein MVILLSGIDIVGYSLLGILLVANFSIAITVVFVERKKPSTALLWVAVLFFLPIFGFLLYLVFGQNIYKERIFRLKEEDDHIAKTLIASQEERLSRIHVPFEDKAGDYLNMVTMLLRNDGAVLSNDNTMEVYTNGYAKFEALMEAIAGAEDFIHLEYYIIRNDTLSRQITSALVAKAREGVTVRVLGDAVGCHGLPRNFFSELMDAGGEVAFFFRSKYLHINMRVNYRNHRKIAIIDGKTGFIGGYNIGDEYLGKGPLGNWRDTHLKITGTAVHSLQVRFFMDWNHAAGADLGFDERYFPVMEEREGALVQIVASGPDSRGEAIKKGYLSLIHNARESVWIQTPYFIPDASIMDALTIAAESGVDVRIMVPCKPDHPFVYWAGFSYLWELMESGVRVYTYDDGFIHAKTVTVDGIAASVGSANWDIRSFSLNFEANAFLYRGGVPATLKQIFADDIASCTEVTPEMYGQRTHLMRFKESFSRLFSGIL, encoded by the coding sequence GTGGTTATTCTTCTGTCCGGTATTGATATCGTAGGTTACAGCCTTCTGGGCATTCTTTTGGTTGCCAATTTTTCCATCGCCATCACGGTGGTGTTTGTGGAACGAAAAAAGCCCTCTACGGCCCTGTTATGGGTGGCGGTGCTCTTCTTTTTGCCCATCTTCGGGTTCCTTCTGTACCTCGTCTTCGGGCAGAACATCTACAAGGAGCGGATATTCCGGCTGAAAGAAGAGGACGACCATATCGCAAAGACGCTGATCGCGTCTCAGGAAGAGCGTCTTTCCCGTATCCATGTACCGTTCGAAGACAAGGCCGGCGATTACCTCAATATGGTCACGATGCTCCTTCGTAACGATGGGGCCGTCCTCTCAAACGACAACACCATGGAGGTGTATACCAATGGGTACGCGAAGTTCGAAGCTCTCATGGAGGCAATCGCCGGTGCAGAGGACTTTATCCACCTGGAATACTACATCATTCGAAACGACACTCTCTCCCGGCAGATCACTTCAGCCCTTGTTGCAAAGGCACGGGAAGGAGTGACGGTCCGCGTGCTGGGGGATGCCGTCGGGTGTCACGGTCTCCCCAGGAACTTCTTTTCCGAACTGATGGATGCAGGCGGTGAGGTTGCCTTCTTTTTCCGCTCAAAGTACCTTCACATTAATATGCGGGTCAACTACCGCAACCACCGCAAGATCGCCATCATTGATGGGAAGACCGGTTTTATCGGCGGGTATAATATCGGCGACGAATACCTCGGAAAAGGCCCGCTCGGAAACTGGCGCGACACCCACCTGAAGATCACCGGCACTGCCGTGCATTCCCTACAGGTGCGCTTCTTCATGGACTGGAATCATGCCGCAGGGGCGGACCTTGGATTTGACGAACGCTACTTCCCGGTGATGGAGGAACGGGAGGGGGCGCTCGTGCAGATCGTCGCGAGCGGGCCGGATTCACGCGGTGAAGCAATAAAGAAGGGCTACCTGAGCCTGATACACAACGCACGCGAGAGCGTCTGGATCCAGACTCCCTACTTCATCCCGGACGCGAGTATCATGGACGCCCTTACAATTGCAGCGGAATCGGGGGTGGACGTGCGTATCATGGTCCCCTGCAAACCGGACCACCCGTTCGTCTACTGGGCCGGTTTCTCCTATCTCTGGGAACTGATGGAGTCCGGCGTGCGGGTCTATACCTATGATGATGGGTTTATTCACGCAAAGACGGTCACGGTCGATGGTATTGCGGCCTCCGTCGGGAGTGCCAACTGGGATATCCGGAGTTTTTCACTGAACTTTGAGGCGAACGCATTCCTGTACAGGGGGGGTGTCCCGGCCACCCTGAAACAGATATTTGCCGACGACATTGCCTCATGCACAGAAGTGACGCCGGAGATGTACGGGCAGCGCACCCATCTCATGCGCTTCAAGGAATCGTTCTCCCGTCTTTTTTCCGGGATACTGTGA
- a CDS encoding DNA-directed DNA polymerase II small subunit, with the protein MQRPQEIVLGFLDRGMQVHPDVVSYISEQGDLSLIPAIVDAVPPHATVVLPEHIPGFTRERDGMRFLTEANVDVIYGVGTQENNGVDFRDFIHYFRDRFNRLAGILRTRKSYAGAMPIGGIARNSRYYNMEIVLIGMVMEVRNTTKGHRMAMLEDPTGMINVLFNKDREDFAEAERLIPDEVIAVTGQLSNDGNLFFANSLARPDIPVNHAPYLSETPGKAAFISDVHVGSDTFLGEAWEKFSAWLHEQPDIGYLMIAGDVVDGIGIYPDQDKELTIQNIYGQYEVFADMLRKLPSHIQIVVSPGNHDAVRGAEPQPALPPQFCTNLPENVTMVENPAVVKLQGVSVLMYHGRSFDDMIGLIPGASYTHPEEVMVEMLKRRHLTCTYGERTPIYASREDRLVIDPIPEILHTGHVHISGIAKYRGVLALNAGTWQSQTAFQKQMNIQPTPARAIIVDLQTMEPKVIDFQK; encoded by the coding sequence ATGCAGCGTCCACAGGAGATCGTGCTCGGGTTTCTGGATCGCGGGATGCAGGTCCACCCCGATGTGGTCTCATATATCTCCGAACAGGGAGACCTCTCGCTCATTCCTGCCATTGTCGATGCTGTGCCGCCGCATGCAACCGTTGTTCTCCCCGAACATATTCCCGGATTCACCCGGGAACGCGATGGAATGCGATTTCTCACCGAAGCAAACGTCGATGTCATATATGGTGTCGGCACTCAGGAAAATAACGGCGTCGACTTCAGGGACTTCATCCACTATTTTCGCGACCGCTTCAATCGCCTCGCAGGAATCCTGCGGACGAGAAAGAGTTACGCAGGCGCCATGCCGATCGGGGGGATTGCCAGAAACAGCCGCTACTACAATATGGAGATCGTCCTCATCGGCATGGTGATGGAGGTCAGAAATACCACCAAGGGCCACCGGATGGCGATGCTCGAAGACCCGACTGGCATGATCAATGTTCTCTTCAATAAAGACCGTGAGGACTTTGCAGAAGCTGAGCGACTCATCCCCGACGAAGTCATTGCAGTCACGGGGCAGCTCTCCAATGACGGTAACCTCTTCTTTGCAAACTCCCTTGCACGTCCGGATATACCGGTGAACCATGCCCCCTACCTGAGCGAGACGCCGGGAAAGGCGGCGTTCATCTCTGACGTCCATGTGGGCTCCGACACATTCCTCGGGGAGGCGTGGGAGAAGTTCTCCGCCTGGCTGCACGAACAGCCAGATATAGGTTATCTTATGATCGCAGGGGATGTGGTGGACGGTATCGGCATCTATCCTGATCAAGACAAGGAGCTCACCATCCAGAATATCTACGGCCAGTATGAGGTCTTTGCTGATATGCTCCGGAAACTGCCTTCCCACATCCAGATCGTGGTCTCCCCCGGCAACCACGATGCCGTCAGGGGCGCCGAACCTCAGCCCGCTCTGCCCCCCCAGTTCTGTACAAATCTCCCGGAGAATGTCACCATGGTGGAAAACCCGGCTGTCGTGAAACTGCAGGGTGTTTCGGTTCTTATGTATCATGGCCGGTCTTTTGACGATATGATTGGTCTCATCCCAGGTGCCTCCTATACACACCCGGAGGAGGTAATGGTGGAGATGCTCAAACGCCGTCATCTCACCTGCACCTACGGGGAACGTACTCCCATCTATGCGTCCCGCGAGGATCGGCTTGTGATAGATCCAATCCCCGAAATTCTCCATACCGGTCATGTGCATATCTCTGGCATAGCCAAATATCGCGGAGTGCTCGCATTAAATGCCGGTACATGGCAGTCGCAGACCGCATTTCAGAAACAGATGAACATCCAGCCGACACCGGCACGTGCCATCATCGTCGACCTGCAAACCATGGAGCCGAAAGTAATAGACTTTCAGAAATAA
- a CDS encoding PAS domain S-box protein, whose protein sequence is MHGVFPQELTRICDVLRENPKGMAVRDIADAIGMNRNTASRYLDMLRVAGQVEMKTYGKAKVFYISQRMPISAMMDCAVDMVFVVDSTLTVVEANDTICTFLGGCRDEILGHPMRESPLGAFDHPLIVGRIGDAMEGKSSTDELRYMRVDGEIFFRVKTIPTVLNSGLPGVAVVMEDITGQKVAEEALRESELKFRTLVEDVSDAIWIIGDDWTFSYVSPRTEEILGYLPERMEEKSLFSFIPETGRAATREAIAASRDSPRRGAVVSLSMRHADGHPVEVEVSASPRYDLLGSFTGYRMVCRDVSERRVQEQRLLQWKSFLFSIVQNIPAKVLVTNVDDRSLVFANRSFEEMFGVSSDTVVGKQCTDIFTPDLCRVLLCRDEEILQSGIEVDVPEVVTDVPGIGERVLWIKKIPIFSDKGDLRYILGIYRDVTDTVRNEQRIRAERDQAQQSLDAAGALIAVVAPDGTIRTMNRRGSEMLGYPADGLIGRNWFDTVVPPHSREVLRRRFFAVLQNGSFPAVSESGHLLSADGRLVAVAWQNAMLPGEDGTPAGVVTSAQPLPDGV, encoded by the coding sequence ATGCATGGTGTCTTTCCACAAGAATTAACCCGTATCTGTGACGTTCTCAGGGAGAATCCAAAGGGCATGGCAGTCCGCGACATCGCTGATGCCATCGGGATGAACCGAAATACGGCATCGCGCTATCTCGACATGCTGCGCGTAGCCGGACAGGTGGAGATGAAGACGTACGGCAAGGCAAAGGTTTTCTACATCTCCCAGCGGATGCCCATCTCCGCGATGATGGACTGTGCGGTTGACATGGTCTTCGTGGTGGATTCAACGCTGACAGTCGTCGAAGCGAACGACACCATATGCACCTTTCTGGGGGGATGCCGCGATGAGATCCTGGGCCACCCGATGCGTGAATCGCCCCTCGGTGCGTTTGACCATCCCCTGATCGTCGGGCGCATCGGGGATGCGATGGAAGGAAAGAGTTCCACCGATGAACTCCGGTATATGCGGGTGGACGGAGAGATATTTTTCCGGGTGAAGACCATCCCCACGGTACTCAACTCCGGTCTGCCGGGTGTCGCGGTTGTCATGGAGGACATCACCGGGCAGAAGGTGGCAGAGGAGGCGTTGCGGGAGAGTGAACTGAAGTTTCGCACACTTGTCGAAGACGTGAGTGATGCCATCTGGATCATCGGGGATGACTGGACCTTCTCCTATGTGAGTCCGCGCACAGAAGAGATCCTCGGTTACCTGCCTGAACGAATGGAAGAAAAGTCGTTATTCAGTTTCATCCCGGAAACGGGACGCGCAGCGACGAGGGAAGCCATTGCAGCTTCCCGTGACAGTCCACGGCGGGGTGCGGTTGTCTCACTTTCCATGCGGCACGCAGACGGTCATCCGGTCGAAGTGGAGGTGAGCGCCTCCCCGCGCTATGACCTTCTGGGGAGTTTTACCGGGTATCGTATGGTCTGCCGTGATGTCAGTGAACGGCGGGTGCAGGAACAGAGACTCCTGCAGTGGAAGTCATTTCTCTTCTCGATTGTCCAGAATATTCCTGCAAAGGTCCTCGTCACGAACGTGGACGACCGTTCGCTCGTCTTTGCGAACCGTTCCTTTGAGGAGATGTTCGGTGTCTCCTCCGATACCGTGGTAGGAAAACAGTGCACAGATATTTTCACCCCCGATCTCTGCCGGGTATTGCTCTGCCGTGACGAAGAGATTCTGCAGTCAGGTATTGAAGTGGACGTACCGGAGGTTGTGACGGATGTGCCCGGCATTGGGGAGCGGGTGCTCTGGATCAAGAAGATACCCATCTTCTCCGACAAAGGCGACCTCCGCTATATCCTCGGCATCTACCGTGACGTGACCGATACGGTCCGCAACGAACAGCGCATCCGTGCGGAGCGCGACCAGGCGCAGCAGTCACTCGATGCCGCCGGTGCCCTGATCGCGGTTGTCGCCCCGGATGGCACCATCCGGACGATGAACCGGCGGGGCAGCGAGATGCTCGGCTACCCTGCAGACGGCCTCATTGGTCGCAACTGGTTTGACACCGTTGTCCCACCGCATTCACGCGAAGTTCTGCGCCGGCGGTTCTTTGCGGTGCTCCAGAACGGCAGTTTCCCGGCAGTCTCCGAGAGCGGGCATCTCCTCAGTGCCGACGGCAGACTCGTTGCCGTTGCCTGGCAGAATGCAATGCTGCCGGGCGAGGACGGGACACCTGCAGGCGTCGTCACCTCCGCCCAACCGCTTCCTGACGGCGTCTGA
- a CDS encoding TrpB-like pyridoxal phosphate-dependent enzyme → METKYILDENDLPRQWYNIQADLPVPLSPAYNPQTKEPIGPEDLAPIFASELIRQEVSTERYIDIPAEVRDILTLWRPSPLYRARRLEKFLKTPAKIFYKYEGVSPPGSHKPNTAIAQAYYNMKDGIERISTETGAGQWGSSLAFATQLFDMECKVYMVRGSYDQKPYRKMMMQCWGADCVASPSPDTNAGRTLLEQDPDTSGSLGMAISEAVEDAAGNSNTNYALGSVLNHVCLHQSVIGLETLEQLKMAGEETADVIIGCAGGGSNFAGLAFPFIREKLAGRMPDCQMIATEPAACPTLTKGLYAYDYGDVSGYTPIMQMYTLGHGFVPPSIHAGGLRYHGMAPLVSLLHHEGLIDSVSSHQNEVFKAAVDFCRSEGIIVAPESAHAIKTVIDVAEECRRTGEEKTIVFNCSGHGHFDLSSYEAYFTGGLPDYEYPAELIAASLKELPVISQ, encoded by the coding sequence ATGGAAACCAAGTATATTCTCGATGAGAATGACCTGCCACGGCAATGGTATAACATCCAGGCAGATCTCCCGGTGCCCCTCTCACCGGCCTACAACCCACAGACAAAGGAGCCCATCGGCCCGGAGGATCTCGCCCCGATCTTCGCTTCAGAACTGATCCGCCAGGAGGTGTCGACCGAGCGCTACATCGACATCCCCGCAGAGGTGCGTGACATCCTCACCCTCTGGAGGCCCTCCCCTCTCTATCGTGCCCGCCGACTGGAGAAATTCCTGAAGACCCCTGCAAAGATCTTCTACAAGTATGAGGGAGTGAGTCCACCCGGGTCTCACAAACCGAATACGGCCATCGCCCAGGCCTACTATAATATGAAGGACGGCATCGAGCGTATCTCAACCGAGACCGGTGCGGGCCAGTGGGGCTCGTCCCTTGCCTTTGCAACCCAGCTCTTCGATATGGAGTGCAAGGTCTACATGGTCCGGGGCAGTTATGACCAGAAACCCTACCGCAAGATGATGATGCAGTGCTGGGGAGCGGACTGCGTGGCCTCGCCCTCGCCGGACACCAATGCCGGCCGGACCCTTTTGGAGCAGGACCCGGATACCTCGGGCTCGCTCGGGATGGCGATATCTGAAGCGGTCGAAGACGCGGCAGGAAACTCCAACACGAACTACGCTCTTGGGTCGGTCTTAAACCACGTCTGCCTGCACCAGTCGGTGATCGGTCTGGAAACGCTGGAACAGCTTAAAATGGCGGGCGAGGAGACGGCAGACGTCATCATCGGGTGTGCCGGGGGCGGTTCGAACTTTGCGGGTCTTGCCTTCCCGTTTATCCGGGAGAAGCTGGCCGGGCGGATGCCTGACTGCCAGATGATCGCAACCGAACCTGCCGCCTGCCCGACGCTCACGAAGGGACTGTATGCCTATGACTACGGGGATGTCTCCGGCTATACGCCGATCATGCAGATGTACACCCTTGGCCACGGGTTTGTCCCCCCCTCCATTCATGCGGGCGGACTGCGGTATCACGGGATGGCGCCCTTAGTCTCCCTGCTGCACCATGAAGGGCTCATCGACTCGGTCTCCAGTCACCAGAACGAGGTATTTAAGGCAGCGGTGGACTTCTGCCGCTCGGAGGGTATCATCGTCGCACCGGAGTCGGCGCATGCCATCAAGACCGTGATAGATGTGGCGGAGGAATGCCGGCGCACCGGTGAAGAAAAGACCATCGTCTTCAACTGCTCGGGCCACGGCCACTTCGACCTCTCGTCATATGAGGCCTACTTCACAGGCGGTCTGCCGGACTATGAGTATCCCGCAGAGCTTATTGCCGCATCCCTCAAAGAACTGCCCGTGATCTCGCAATGA
- a CDS encoding PAS domain-containing sensor histidine kinase has product MGDPVPDYRAAFLNNAVPMCIIDENGYLCSVNRAATDYFRNTPPDPDEISRLFSSGVGGRSISDGNGPVLDAADAVPVSWHGEGAHLLAAVDVTRHANESARLRSVLDHILVAEEGAGIGFWDTYLQENTLSVDSGWAHLIGYEVEELGKSVDEIFINRIHPKDRAGVQAFIGRLEKGATPSARAEFRMRHRDGRWIWVRSVCRVVADDGRGVPTRVAGIHMDITQEHEVLEALTEAKKKIQLLSSVTRHDILNQVSIILMCDELVRGDIGAASLPPEKADHYWDMMNAAAHTIERVISFTRDYDSLGMEPPRWQSLATVVRNAEILLHGTGVPVTLSCGDMEVFADPLFEKVIYNLLENVGRHADEAEHIWIDCEEYEEGCVLMLSDDGKGVPVEMKERIFERGYGSNTGLGLFLCREMLGITGITITECGTPGEGAVFRMVFPRHHIRGSVDPL; this is encoded by the coding sequence ATGGGGGATCCTGTACCGGATTACCGGGCGGCATTTCTGAACAATGCTGTACCAATGTGTATTATTGATGAAAACGGATATCTCTGCTCGGTAAACCGGGCGGCAACAGACTATTTCCGGAATACTCCTCCCGATCCGGATGAGATATCCCGGCTTTTTTCCTCCGGTGTCGGCGGAAGATCCATTTCTGATGGCAATGGGCCGGTGCTGGATGCAGCAGATGCAGTGCCGGTTTCCTGGCATGGAGAGGGTGCCCATCTTCTCGCAGCTGTGGATGTTACCCGTCATGCGAATGAGTCTGCCCGGTTGCGCAGCGTACTGGACCATATTCTGGTGGCAGAAGAGGGGGCGGGTATCGGGTTCTGGGATACCTATTTGCAGGAAAATACCCTGTCCGTTGACAGTGGGTGGGCGCATCTTATTGGGTATGAAGTGGAGGAACTGGGGAAATCGGTGGATGAAATATTCATAAACCGGATTCATCCGAAAGACCGGGCTGGTGTGCAGGCATTCATTGGACGCCTTGAAAAAGGCGCCACGCCTTCAGCGAGAGCAGAGTTTCGGATGCGTCACCGGGACGGCCGGTGGATTTGGGTTCGGTCAGTCTGCCGCGTAGTTGCCGATGACGGACGTGGTGTCCCTACGCGGGTGGCGGGTATTCATATGGATATTACACAGGAGCATGAAGTACTGGAGGCGCTTACGGAGGCAAAAAAGAAGATTCAGCTGCTATCGTCTGTCACCCGGCATGATATCCTCAATCAGGTATCGATCATTCTGATGTGTGATGAACTGGTACGGGGTGATATCGGAGCAGCATCGTTGCCACCGGAGAAAGCCGACCACTACTGGGATATGATGAATGCCGCAGCCCACACTATCGAACGGGTGATCTCCTTTACGCGTGACTATGACTCCCTTGGGATGGAACCTCCCCGCTGGCAGAGCCTTGCAACCGTGGTACGAAATGCAGAGATTTTGCTTCATGGAACGGGTGTACCGGTCACCCTCTCCTGCGGGGATATGGAAGTCTTCGCCGACCCCCTCTTTGAGAAAGTGATCTATAATCTGCTGGAGAATGTGGGGCGTCACGCTGACGAGGCGGAGCATATTTGGATTGACTGTGAAGAGTACGAAGAGGGATGCGTGCTCATGCTCTCCGACGACGGAAAAGGAGTTCCTGTGGAGATGAAAGAGCGGATATTTGAGCGTGGATATGGTTCCAACACGGGATTGGGCCTTTTTCTCTGTCGTGAAATGCTCGGAATCACCGGGATTACCATCACGGAATGCGGGACACCAGGGGAGGGAGCCGTTTTTCGGATGGTGTTCCCTCGGCACCATATCCGCGGGAGTGTTGACCCGTTATGA
- a CDS encoding S24/S26 family peptidase encodes MKEQRRSLGVATRVQRFLKSDDPKAGMARDILWVLGVVGGVALLLFLVSGTWPAVVAVESGSMVPNMNVGDLVFVAAADRYGPLTSWAEGQEAGYAKFATYPDLQGNQVYGDVIIYKPNGDTSVNPIIHRAVVWYDNTTTPGYITKGDNNPTVDQDAYYQDIGYIQPVKKEWIVGKALFAIPLVGYLPLHIIEFAAVIIVLLIIWEWYSRRREEKEGDGNDRTKSAPSGRNAGKTGVKTKKDTKNTGKKR; translated from the coding sequence ATGAAGGAACAGCGCCGGAGCCTTGGGGTGGCAACCCGGGTGCAGCGATTTTTGAAAAGCGATGACCCGAAGGCAGGTATGGCCCGCGACATTCTCTGGGTGTTGGGGGTTGTCGGCGGGGTCGCACTCCTCCTCTTTCTCGTTTCCGGCACCTGGCCTGCGGTTGTCGCGGTAGAATCAGGGAGCATGGTTCCGAATATGAATGTGGGAGACCTTGTCTTTGTCGCGGCAGCTGACCGGTATGGGCCCCTGACCTCGTGGGCGGAGGGACAAGAGGCCGGGTATGCAAAGTTTGCGACATATCCGGATCTTCAGGGAAACCAAGTCTATGGGGATGTCATTATCTACAAACCAAATGGCGATACATCGGTGAACCCGATTATCCACCGGGCGGTGGTCTGGTATGATAACACGACAACACCCGGCTACATCACTAAGGGGGATAATAACCCGACCGTTGATCAGGATGCCTACTACCAGGACATTGGGTATATCCAGCCGGTGAAAAAAGAGTGGATTGTTGGAAAGGCACTCTTTGCGATACCGCTGGTTGGGTATCTGCCCCTGCATATTATCGAGTTTGCGGCGGTTATTATTGTCCTTCTTATAATCTGGGAGTGGTATTCGCGGAGACGCGAGGAGAAGGAAGGAGATGGAAACGACAGGACTAAATCGGCCCCTTCCGGAAGGAACGCTGGCAAAACGGGCGTAAAGACCAAAAAAGATACGAAAAACACCGGAAAAAAGCGCTGA